Sequence from the Cervus elaphus chromosome 19, mCerEla1.1, whole genome shotgun sequence genome:
GACAAGATGTGAGAGAAGGTCTGATGGCCATAGAGCTTTTTCCTCCACTTCTAACCCATTGCTTTCTATCCCTACCATCAAGGGCGGAACCACAGACCCAGGGAAACAGCCAGGTGCTACTAGACGCCCCCATCCAGTTGTCAAAGATAACAGAGAACTACggtgagagagagggaagatTGAACTAGCTGCCCTATGTCCTCCACTCCCTACCCATCTGCCCTCTGGGGCTCAGGACTCTTGGTACCTCTTTTCCACAGGACAAGGTTGTAGGAGTTAGTTGATGTCTTTACTGAGGGCAAATGAGCCATTAATAAAGGGATTAAGATTGGCGAGGTCTCCAAGCCCTTGGGTGTGGTAGGACGCATGGGTCTTGGAGCTGGACAGATTTAGGTTCACTCCCCAATTTTGCAGTTTACTAACCTACGGCATGATCTTGTAAGAGGTGCTTAACTGCTCCTAGCCTCTGTATCCTTAATCTGTGAGTTGAGTTTTTAAGTGTTGAGAGAATTGATATCTATCTCTAGGTATCTCTAGATATGTGTCTGTGTCTGATTCATGTTAGTCACGCAAAATGTTAGTGTCCGTTCCCTTAGGGAGAAGGTGACTGCTTTTCTTATCGCTTACAGACTGTGGCACCAAACTTCCAGGCCTGCTAAAGAGGGAACAGTCCTcggtgaggagggagaggaagaagaaagggaggggtCTGTGTCTGTGGTGGGGGTGAGAGTTCGCTGTTTCTAAGTATTGGAGTATGTTCCTGGGGCATTTCTAATTGTCTTTCCCTGAGTCCTTGAGCCTGCACCATAGGATGAAATGGGTTATGTTTGGACCCTTAGACGGTGAATGCAAAGAAGCTAGAGAAAGCTGAGGCTCGATTGAAGGCAAAGCAGGAGAAGCGCTCAGAGAAGGACATACTCAAGACCAGCAACCCTCTGTGAGTTAGTGAAAAGGGCTGAGAAGAGAGCAGAGCAGTCCCAGTTGAGATGGAAGGCTGCTTGGGAGTGCTAAAAGCCATCCATTTCTCCCTTTAAGAGTCTTGGAAGAGGCATCAGCCAGCCAGGCAGGCAGCAGAAAGGAAAGTCGGTTGGAATCATCTGGAAAGAACAAATCCTACGATGTGCGAATTGAGAACTTTGATGTGTCTTTTGGCGATAGGTGAGGGAGTGGcagtgggggagtgggggtgatgggtttttttttttttttacagttaaagGAGAATTTGGAGAGGTGAAATGGGGCAAAGAATAGTTAGATTTCTGTTGTTAAACTTGCTGTGCAGCTATCTCTAGAGCCCCCTTTGTTGTCTTCCTGCTACCCGTGCAGGGTACTGCTGGCTGGAGCAGATGTGAACCTCGCGTGGGGCCGCCGCTATGGGCTGGTGGGTCGGAATGGGCTGGGGAAGACGACGCTGCTGAAGATGCTGGCCACCAGGAGCCTGCGGGTTCCAGCCCACATTTCCCTGCTGCATGTGGAGCAAGAGGTTGCTGGAGACGACACCCCTGCCCTGCAGAGCGTGCTGGAGAGTGACACGGTGCGAGAAGACCTCCTGCGTCAAGAGCGGGAGCTCAGTGCCCAGATTGCCGCTGGCAGGTGAGGGCTCCCTGGGACAGACTGACCAGCAGCAGCCATGCTTCGCAGAGGGCCTGCCACGCTGGCACAATCCACCATTCGAATACCCATCCTAGTAAGCAGCAGAGCTTAGGGTTTGGCACGGTGGGGCTGTGCATTCCTTGTTCCTGGCATGGTGCCCATTGCCCTCACTGCAGTGAGCAGGTCCTTCCTGtcctctgttcctgccccagcAACAATGCAGCCAGTAGCCTGCTTTGCAGCCGTCCTGAGGTGCAGGATAAAATAGTGAACTTCTCCCGCTCAGCCTGATTGCTCTTCCCCCCATTCTTAGGGCCGAGGGCTCACAAGCTGCGCAGCTGGCAGAAATCTATGCCAAGTTGGAGGAGATTGAGGCTGACAAAGCACCTGCCAGGTATTTAaaattcccttccttccttcagatTTTATCTTTCCCATCTGTTACCTGCTCCAACCaggttctttgatttcttcactcCCAGAGCGTCAGTCATTCTTGCTGGGCTTGGCTTTACCCCCAAAATGCAGCAGCAGCCCACCCGGTGAGTGACCCCTACCATTCTTGGCTCTGAACACTATTGGCGGTGCCTCTGCCTCTTCTCGTGAACACTTGCCCCTGATGCAGCTCTGTCTCTTTAGGGAGTTCTCAGGTGGCTGGAGGATGAGATTGGCCCTGGCCCGGGCTCTGTTTGCTAGGTGAGTCCCCTGGACCTGTGTGTGGATACTGTGGAGGATGAGTTTGGCTCTTGGGAGGTGGCAACAAGTCGCTGACCCGAAACCTCAAACCATGCATTCTTCTTTTCCATAGGCCAGATCTGCTGCTGTTAGATGGTGAGTGTGAAACGCAGCCCCCTGACTTTGGGGTGTAGAAGGGTGGTATTGTCCAAGTTTCTAGTTCTCCAGCCCTTCAATCCCAAACATGTCCTCCCCCGCTTTTCTAGAACCCACTAATATGCTGGATGTAAGGGCCATCCTGTGGCTGGAGAATTATCTGCAGGTGAGTGCCTCCAGGTGTGGAGCAGGTCTGGGGAGTGTCTGCCTCCACGGCCACTGGGGTTTGGGAGCTGATTGCCCTCCCAAACCGGGCCTGCCATCCTGTGACCCCCTCAGACGTGGCCCTCCACAATCCTGGTCGTCTCCCATGACCGCAACTTCCTGAATGCCATAGCCACAGACATCATCCACCTGCACAGCCAGCGGCTGGATGGTTACCGGGGAGACTTTGAGACCTTCATCAAGAGCAAGCAGGAGCGACTGCTCAATCAGCAGCGTGAATATGAGGCCCAGCAACAGTATCGCCAGCATATCCAGGTGGGAGAGCAGGCAGGAGTGGGGACCCACCCTGTCCTATGGATACTAGAGTCGGGGGGGGCGAGGGAGCTGAACATGCCTGAACTTGTCCACCTGCAGGTCTTTATTGACCGGTTTCGCTACAATGCCAACAGAGCCTCCCAAGTGCAGAGCAAACTCAAGATGCTGGAGAAACTGTGAGTACAATGTCCCTAACCGGGCCCTGACTCCTCTAGTTTTATAGGGAATGCCTATAATTCTCATCTTGCCCTCCCTTTTAGATCTCTCCTTTCCTACAAATCAGCTTTAACTTCCTTCCCTGCAGGAAGGCCTGATACTCTGTTACTGCTCTTGGAGAGTTCATCTTGCCCCCAGACCTCGGCAACCATCAGTCTGCTTTCAGTCTATATATTTGCTaattctgggcatttcatatagACGGATTTGTACCTGTGACCTttttttatgtctggcttcttttgcttaacTTCATGTTTTTGAAGTTCATCATGTAGCCTGGATTAGTACTTCACTCCTTTTTCTGGCCAGATAATACTTCATTGTACGGTTACTCCACATTTTGTTTAATGATTCATCAGGTGGTGGACGTTCAAATTGTTTCACGTTTTTGGCTGTTAAGAATAATAGTACTGATAtgaacaagtttttgtgtggacatatgttttctaTTCTCTTGGGTACATagctaggaatggaattgctgggttatgtAATAATTCTATGTTTAAGATTTTGAGggattgccaaactgtttttaacagcagctgcaccattttacatttctaccagcagtaTATGAGGATTACAGTTTCTCCACCtctttgccaacatttattatctgtcttttgaAGTTTAGTCCtcctagtggatgtgaagtgatatctttTTGGAATCTTAATTTTGTATTTCCCttgtgactaatgatgttgagcttTGGAggcatttttttattgaagtatagttgatgtgcaatattatatgtttcaagtgtacaacatagtgattcacaatttttaaagatcatgTTCCATTTATGCTTgtgataaaatattgactatattctctgtgttgtgtagtatatccttgtagcttattttatatctaggagtttgtatcttttaatcctTTACCCTAGTCttgcccctctctccctcccctctccccactgggaaCCACTAGTTTAttgtctatatctgtgagtctgcttcttttttgttatattgactaattttattttttagtttccacatacaAGTGAGGTGTACcatacagtatttctttttctctgacttacttcacttagcatagtcTTCAAGTCCATTTACCGTggtacaaatggcaaaatttccttctgtttttttttttttttttcccttctgtttttatggctgagttgttgttccgtcactaagtcatgtccgactctttgcgaccccagggactgcagcaccccaggcttctctgtccttcactgtctcccggagtttgctcaaattgatgtTCATGAGTtgttgatgctatctaaccatctcatcctctactgcccccttctcctgttgccttcagtctttcccagcattagggtcttttctaatgaattggctttttgcatcaggtggccaaatattggagcttcagcctcagcatcagtccttccagtgaatattcaggcttgatttcctttaggattgactggtttgatcttatagtccaacggactctcaaaagtcttctgtagcaccacaattcaaaagtatcaattctttgatgctcagccttctttttgatccagctctcacattcgtacatgactactggaaaaaccatagctttgactatacagacctttgtcaacacaTTGTATATGTGTCTGAATatgtatatccattcatctgtggatggatggacacttaggttgtttctgtgtctttgctattgtaaacaatATAGCTGTAAACacaagggtgcatgtatcttttccaatcagtatttcttttttttttcggatatatacccaagagagtATTGGAAGTTTAATCTTGAAGCAACATTTCTAGACATACAGGTGGTAGGGGAGCTTAAAATTCTAAGGCTTAGGATCTTGTGATGTTGAAACATATAGTATATTAACTGGGAGAACAAAAAGCTACCCCCCAAAAAAACTTCTGTTTTCAGCATATGTATTACTTGTATGAAAAGAAcaaatccattttttaaagtcacaaaTCTAGTCTGTCTCCTATCTCCTCAGACCAGAGCTGAAACCTGTGGACAAGGAGCTGGAGGTAGTGATGAAGTGAGTGCTGGGTCAGAGGGGCAGGTGGGGAAATTCTTGTTTCTGGGGCTGCCGTTACGCTCATCATCCCACCTCCTGCAGGTTCCCCGATGGATTTGAGAAGTTCTCACCACCAATCTTGCAACTGGATGAGGTGGACTTCTACTACGACCCAAAGCACATCATCTTCAGCCGTCTCTCCGTCTCTGCCGATCTTGAATCCCGCATCTGTGTGGTATGGCTACCTTCTCTGTTCCGTGAGCTGGGACTGGACTCTCCCAGTGTGGAGATTGTGTTGTGGGTTGGTCGTGTGGGAGAGAAGGTCCACAGGAGTAGGAGTCAGAGCCTGGGCCGAGGACTTGGCTGTACTTGTCCTGCTCCCTTTTCCAGCCTCACTGGGCCACTCTGCAGCATAGATAGAGCCTGGCCTGTGGTGTTTTATAAGTACTTAGAGCAGTACTTTGTCTTATTGGTCTCAGCTCTGAGTGTCCTCCCTAACTGTGGAAAATAGAGGAGAGAGCATAGCTCAGGGTCAGACTTGGGATGCTAACTCTGCCATTTCTTAGCTTGGTTACTAAGCAGACTCCTCATTCTTAAAAGGGAGATAATATCCAGCTTGCTCTGCTATTGGGAGAATTAATTCCCTTGCACTTAGTGGGTACTTGGGTATTGGTCCCCTTCACAGCTTTactgtttccttcatttttctctacagttccttaaaaatatgtttttttagtTGTTGGAGTCACTGGGACTACCTGGGATCTATTCtcatctcctctgcttctgtatCCCACTCAGGGATGCTCTTTATATACTCGTGTCTTCTTACAGGTTGGGGAGAATGGGGCTGGGAAGTCTACCATGCTGAAGTTGCTTATGGGGGACCTGACACCTGTTCAGGGCATCAGACATGCTCACAGGTAGGGCCCACACCTCCACTTTCCAACCCCTCCTGTGCTGTAGCTACACTCCTTTATGGTCATTGCCTTCCATCCCCTCTCCACCTTCCCATCTGTCTGCAGGAATCTGAAGATTGGCTATTTCAGCCAGCACCACGTGGAGCAGCTGGACCTGAATGTCAGTGCTGTGGAATTGCTAGCACGCAAGTTCCCTGGTGCGTTAAGGAATTTGAGCTAAGGAAAGAGGGCTGGGCCTGACGCCTCCCCCTAGGCTTACCTTGCATTGCTGAGTCTGGGTGTAAGGATGTGGGCATtggaggtggggctgggtggATGGTGAAGGGAGAGAGTTGGGCCTGGAACCCACACGGTGGGGTGGGGCCTATTGCAGGACGGCCTGAGGAAGAGTACCGTCACCAGCTGGGCCGGTATGGCATCTCTGGAGAACTGGCCGTGCGCCCTGTTGCCAGCTTGTCTGGGGGCCAGAAGAGCAGGGTGGCCTTTGCTCAGATGACCATGCCCTGGTGAGCCGCCTTGACTAGAGCTTTGCCCTCCATTTTCCCACTCTTGCCCAATGGAAAATGATTGTCTTGCCTTAGTATCAGAGCTCATTTTCTCCCAGCCCCCCTAACTGCCCACCTTTCTGGGTTCTGCCTTCCAGTCCCAACTTCTACATTCTGGATGAACCCACAAACCACCTGGATATGGAGACCATTGAGGCTCTGGGCCGTGCTCTCAACAACTTCAGGGTGAGTATACCTTCACACTGCCCACTCCTTCCTGGGCCTCAGCACACCTTTGGGCCCCTCTGAGAGCCCTCCGGTCTCTGTCTTGCAGGGTGGTGTGATTCTGGTGTCCCATGACGAGCGCTTCATCCGGTTGGTGTGCCGGGAGCTGTGGGTGTGCGAAGGAGGCGGCGTTACCCGGGTTGAGGGGGGATTTGATCAGTACCGAGCTCTTCTCCAGGAACAGTTCCGCCGTGAGGGCTTCCTCTAGGGCCACGAGGCTGAGGACTGTGCCCAGGACATGGACTGTCTCTCAGACCCCTGGGCCACCATGTAGGCAGTCATCTCCTGCCACGGACTTCCCCCAACTTTGGGGACAGCCTTATTCCTAAATCTCTCTTTTTGACTGGAGCATCCTCTGCACAACCCGGGAGCCCCACCTAAGGGTCTTTGAGGACTGGTCCTCCaaggggaagggagtggggggGCTGGCCTCTGGGACTTTAGACCCCTCCCACTGCCCCAGCTGCGACTGGGCTCTGAGTGGCCACT
This genomic interval carries:
- the ABCF3 gene encoding ATP-binding cassette sub-family F member 3 → MATCAEILRSEFPEIDGQVFDYVTGVLHSGSADFESVDDLVEAVGELLQEVSGDSKDDAGIRAVCQRMYNTLRLAEPQTQGNSQVLLDAPIQLSKITENYDCGTKLPGLLKREQSSTVNAKKLEKAEARLKAKQEKRSEKDILKTSNPLVLEEASASQAGSRKESRLESSGKNKSYDVRIENFDVSFGDRVLLAGADVNLAWGRRYGLVGRNGLGKTTLLKMLATRSLRVPAHISLLHVEQEVAGDDTPALQSVLESDTVREDLLRQERELSAQIAAGRAEGSQAAQLAEIYAKLEEIEADKAPARASVILAGLGFTPKMQQQPTREFSGGWRMRLALARALFARPDLLLLDEPTNMLDVRAILWLENYLQTWPSTILVVSHDRNFLNAIATDIIHLHSQRLDGYRGDFETFIKSKQERLLNQQREYEAQQQYRQHIQVFIDRFRYNANRASQVQSKLKMLEKLPELKPVDKELEVVMKFPDGFEKFSPPILQLDEVDFYYDPKHIIFSRLSVSADLESRICVVGENGAGKSTMLKLLMGDLTPVQGIRHAHRNLKIGYFSQHHVEQLDLNVSAVELLARKFPGRPEEEYRHQLGRYGISGELAVRPVASLSGGQKSRVAFAQMTMPCPNFYILDEPTNHLDMETIEALGRALNNFRGGVILVSHDERFIRLVCRELWVCEGGGVTRVEGGFDQYRALLQEQFRREGFL